The proteins below are encoded in one region of Tautonia marina:
- a CDS encoding glycosyltransferase family 4 protein, producing the protein MAVRRIGIALPLLGISGGINIVLNWGVILAKAGYGIDLILPPTEAQGTIPFLSEQDGRHFRIVSLPEARQVHYHTVMATWWACIPWMADLDADHYAWFMQAVEGQFAEPNSEAQQKFDEVVSSQMNVITTAHWLRRHIERHYTIEPKQTFCVLSGLDKTLWREMPRVPPGRGRQPVRFLVEGPPLDPRKNVAQTIRLLEGLKVPYRWVGATVDHAIIGPHCQGVEVQVPYHRMPSIYADSDVLVKASNAEGMFGPPLEMFATGGTAVCWDVQGAEEYMADRYNCRLTPMNSWSRLAEAIREFADNPEQVRTLQENALATAEAWPTWDDQADQILATIEALAPFNRSSLIRQVSRVEFRDNSHRSNLSDHLQERQRYILWLESEVARRDRRIGNLWAEVDAREQTLRALRAEMSAGSFQRAVRKVGRIGRAMACLSRRLVGRQARALVGSTLRRSFQTDPPVWNAPTNPPPATTTTEARSDSSVVASAASATETTRRDAA; encoded by the coding sequence ATGGCTGTGAGACGAATCGGCATCGCTTTGCCGCTGCTCGGAATCTCCGGCGGCATCAATATCGTGCTCAACTGGGGGGTGATCCTGGCCAAGGCCGGGTACGGGATTGACCTGATCTTGCCTCCGACGGAAGCCCAGGGGACGATTCCGTTCCTGAGCGAGCAGGATGGTCGGCATTTCCGGATCGTCTCGCTGCCCGAGGCCAGGCAAGTGCATTATCACACGGTGATGGCCACCTGGTGGGCCTGCATTCCCTGGATGGCCGATCTGGACGCAGACCACTACGCCTGGTTCATGCAGGCCGTCGAGGGGCAGTTTGCCGAGCCGAACTCGGAGGCGCAGCAGAAGTTCGATGAGGTGGTCTCCAGCCAGATGAACGTCATTACGACGGCCCACTGGCTGCGCCGGCACATTGAGCGGCACTACACGATCGAGCCGAAGCAGACATTCTGTGTGTTGAGCGGCCTGGACAAGACCCTCTGGCGAGAGATGCCCCGCGTGCCCCCGGGTCGAGGCCGCCAGCCGGTCCGGTTCCTGGTCGAAGGGCCACCGCTCGATCCTCGGAAAAACGTGGCCCAGACAATCCGGCTGCTCGAAGGTTTGAAGGTGCCTTACCGCTGGGTTGGGGCGACCGTCGATCACGCGATCATCGGCCCGCATTGCCAGGGGGTTGAGGTCCAGGTGCCTTACCACCGGATGCCCTCGATCTACGCCGACAGCGACGTGCTGGTCAAGGCGTCGAACGCCGAAGGCATGTTCGGCCCTCCGCTGGAGATGTTCGCCACCGGCGGCACGGCCGTCTGCTGGGACGTGCAAGGGGCCGAGGAGTACATGGCCGATCGGTATAACTGCCGGTTGACGCCCATGAACTCGTGGAGCCGTCTGGCCGAGGCCATCCGCGAATTCGCCGACAACCCGGAGCAGGTCCGAACCCTTCAGGAAAACGCCCTGGCCACCGCCGAGGCCTGGCCAACCTGGGACGACCAGGCCGACCAGATTCTGGCGACCATCGAGGCGCTCGCCCCATTCAATCGCTCGTCATTGATTCGCCAGGTTTCTCGGGTCGAATTCCGGGACAACAGTCATCGGAGCAACCTGTCGGATCACCTCCAGGAACGGCAGCGATACATCCTCTGGCTCGAATCCGAGGTGGCCAGGCGCGATCGTCGGATCGGCAACCTCTGGGCCGAGGTCGACGCCCGGGAACAGACCCTCAGAGCCCTGCGCGCCGAGATGTCGGCAGGATCGTTCCAGCGGGCCGTTCGAAAGGTTGGCCGCATTGGCCGGGCGATGGCGTGCCTCTCTCGACGGTTGGTTGGCCGGCAGGCTCGGGCCCTGGTTGGCTCGACGCTTCGCCGATCGTTCCAGACCGATCCACCCGTCTGGAACGCTCCGACCAATCCCCCGCCTGCAACGACGACAACCGAGGCGCGGAGCGATTCGTCCGTCGTCGCGTCTGCGGCCTCGGCGACCGAGACCACCCGGCGAGACGCCGCCTGA
- the dnaA gene encoding chromosomal replication initiator protein DnaA: MVDRRFEHEPALRAAVAERVGESRFGLWFGDEVRLGVEGDCLTVGVPNRFFRDWIRGKYARELSAVGEQIAGRRLDLAFEVADELEPSVDEVAPGPPDRSKPDDRRRGPSVPLPTSSPAAPVDQPAPRPPVDHPRSRRARAPRRLDQFVPGPGSRLALAACIEMAESPGSAFNPLVIHGGIGLGKTHLLEGLAETIARRHPGMRVIHQTAEAFTNSFLEAMRAGTLNGFRSRYRSAELLILDDVHFLTSKRATQDEFQHTFDALIAAGAAVVLASDQHPRLIPKLSDELATRLLGGMVVKLDAPDPTTRRAILKAKAAARGVELPEAVASYIAEHLRTSVRELEGALHSVLAHATLTGKRLDLNLAKSALRDTIRHTAQAVALRDIERAVASLFDLPPDALKSDGRSRAVTHPRMMAMYLARKHTGAAYSEIGRYFGGRNHSTVISAEKKVRAWLQDEQRQSLLAGFETMGEILSAVERALGT, translated from the coding sequence ATGGTCGATCGGCGGTTCGAGCATGAGCCGGCCCTGCGGGCGGCGGTGGCCGAGCGAGTCGGCGAGTCTCGCTTTGGGCTCTGGTTCGGCGACGAGGTCCGGCTCGGCGTCGAGGGCGACTGCCTGACCGTCGGCGTTCCGAATCGGTTTTTCCGGGATTGGATCCGAGGGAAGTACGCCCGCGAGCTGTCGGCCGTGGGAGAACAGATCGCCGGCCGTCGGCTGGATCTGGCCTTCGAGGTGGCCGATGAGCTGGAGCCGAGCGTGGACGAGGTCGCCCCTGGGCCTCCCGATCGCTCGAAGCCGGACGATCGGAGGCGAGGGCCGTCGGTGCCGCTACCGACCTCGTCTCCCGCGGCCCCCGTGGATCAACCCGCGCCGAGGCCGCCGGTCGATCATCCCCGCTCGCGACGGGCGAGAGCCCCTCGACGGCTCGATCAGTTCGTGCCCGGTCCCGGCAGCCGCCTGGCTCTGGCCGCGTGTATCGAGATGGCCGAGTCGCCCGGTTCGGCGTTCAATCCGCTGGTGATTCACGGCGGCATCGGCCTGGGGAAGACGCACCTGCTGGAAGGCCTGGCCGAGACGATCGCACGGCGACACCCTGGCATGAGGGTCATTCATCAGACGGCCGAGGCGTTTACCAACAGCTTCCTCGAAGCGATGCGAGCCGGGACGCTCAACGGGTTTCGCTCACGATACCGGAGCGCAGAGCTGTTGATTCTCGATGATGTGCACTTCCTGACCTCAAAGCGGGCGACGCAAGACGAGTTTCAACACACCTTCGACGCCCTGATCGCCGCCGGGGCGGCCGTGGTGCTGGCCAGCGATCAGCACCCGAGGCTTATTCCGAAGCTCTCCGACGAGCTGGCCACCCGGTTGCTCGGTGGCATGGTCGTGAAGCTCGACGCTCCTGATCCGACCACCCGGCGTGCGATTCTCAAGGCGAAGGCCGCGGCTCGCGGGGTCGAATTGCCCGAGGCGGTGGCCTCGTATATCGCCGAACACCTGCGCACGAGCGTCCGAGAGCTGGAAGGGGCCTTGCACAGCGTTCTCGCCCACGCCACCCTGACCGGCAAGCGGCTCGACCTGAACCTGGCGAAATCGGCCCTGCGCGACACGATCCGACACACGGCGCAGGCGGTGGCGCTGCGCGACATCGAGCGGGCCGTGGCCTCCTTGTTCGACCTGCCGCCCGATGCCCTGAAGTCCGACGGCCGCTCCCGAGCCGTGACCCACCCCCGAATGATGGCCATGTACCTGGCCCGCAAGCATACCGGAGCGGCCTACAGCGAGATCGGTCGCTACTTTGGCGGCCGGAATCACTCGACGGTCATCTCGGCCGAGAAGAAGGTCCGCGCCTGGCTGCAGGACGAGCAACGCCAGTCGCTCCTGGCCGGGTTCGAGACGATGGGCGAGATCCTCTCGGCCGTCGAACGGGCGCTGGGGACCTGA
- a CDS encoding glycosyltransferase family 2 protein — translation MGALAAAKIGREQPIRVHRPEATLVSGFPLRPAIAANTAEATALWDEFFGSFFDRQAAVRLVHETNPRVHNRWRPKLALVLPPDFSVDRPSHRADLTAALEVLAATVEQYKIECISNSPDASRLFAEVRPYSAEAVAGCVGALVLGSRALNDEVAAIRPSRRVTADPCAFRTEGHRIVFEQGRLDWPFAPAEDSEVIGSCSQGLISAFVDENDDTPAFLDALMRFASGGSGLRVTLSSRSDEVFAESVRTALADVPQIEVEPAPAETTSEAKAGVGPAGFVLGNEPIALLTRRDPSRPAFLFHEGRFFRCDCEGLSRTSLYLYRGEEQLSSVLLGHWLRSLSDRPRTGSGATVPNEMTEPLVSIVVPVYDRTTELIRLASSIFNQSYPWIEVVFVSNGSPPETLEALRLAEGHLMKHRFRVKTIEIPRPCGSATIPRDVGIRSASGDLICVLDSDDWLEPDFFHFLTSQGTAWRDDTIYYPKKVFQDFGRTMREGFPWNTPLAGPGTVESENLPGTLRKLGNFFCNSGVCFSKSLFQRAGGIDHRLHYGEDLYLWWRMALVGARAEGHDGLVNIALHPGNNELAVGEDGRLEEAVELACDRGQSQWL, via the coding sequence ATGGGAGCGTTGGCAGCGGCGAAGATCGGCCGTGAACAGCCTATTCGTGTGCATCGTCCCGAGGCCACTCTCGTTTCGGGCTTTCCTCTCCGACCGGCGATCGCAGCCAACACCGCCGAGGCAACCGCCCTCTGGGACGAGTTCTTCGGCTCATTTTTTGACCGGCAGGCCGCCGTGCGGCTGGTCCATGAAACCAATCCGCGCGTTCACAATCGTTGGAGGCCGAAGCTCGCGCTGGTCCTCCCGCCGGACTTCTCGGTCGATCGCCCGTCGCACCGGGCCGATCTGACCGCCGCGCTCGAAGTGCTGGCAGCGACCGTTGAGCAGTACAAGATTGAATGCATTAGCAACAGTCCTGATGCGTCTCGCCTCTTTGCCGAGGTTCGTCCGTATTCGGCCGAAGCCGTGGCCGGGTGCGTCGGCGCACTGGTGCTCGGCTCAAGGGCCCTGAACGACGAGGTCGCGGCGATTCGGCCGAGCCGTCGGGTGACGGCCGACCCGTGCGCCTTCCGAACCGAGGGACACCGGATCGTCTTTGAGCAAGGTCGGCTCGACTGGCCCTTCGCGCCGGCCGAGGATTCCGAGGTGATCGGGTCGTGTTCGCAAGGCCTGATTTCAGCCTTCGTGGATGAGAACGACGACACGCCTGCCTTTCTCGATGCCCTCATGCGGTTCGCCTCGGGAGGCTCAGGTCTGCGGGTCACGCTTTCGTCCCGATCGGACGAGGTCTTTGCCGAATCCGTCAGGACAGCCCTGGCCGACGTTCCTCAGATCGAGGTGGAGCCGGCCCCGGCAGAAACGACCTCGGAGGCCAAGGCCGGGGTTGGGCCTGCCGGGTTTGTCCTCGGCAATGAACCGATCGCGCTGCTTACCCGTCGCGACCCGAGCCGACCGGCCTTTCTCTTTCACGAGGGGCGGTTCTTTCGGTGTGACTGTGAGGGGCTTTCCCGGACCTCGCTCTACCTGTATCGTGGCGAGGAGCAGCTCTCGAGCGTCTTGCTCGGCCACTGGCTGAGGTCGCTCAGTGATCGTCCCAGGACCGGCTCCGGTGCGACGGTGCCGAACGAGATGACCGAACCGCTGGTCAGCATCGTGGTTCCGGTCTATGACCGAACGACCGAGCTGATCCGCCTGGCGTCGTCGATTTTCAACCAGTCGTATCCGTGGATCGAGGTGGTCTTCGTCAGCAACGGCAGCCCTCCCGAGACGCTCGAAGCGTTACGGCTGGCCGAAGGCCACCTGATGAAGCACCGCTTCCGGGTGAAAACCATCGAGATTCCCCGGCCTTGCGGCTCGGCCACGATCCCGAGGGACGTCGGCATCCGCTCGGCCTCGGGGGATCTGATCTGCGTGCTCGACTCGGACGACTGGCTGGAGCCGGATTTCTTCCACTTCTTGACGAGCCAGGGAACTGCCTGGCGAGACGACACGATCTACTACCCGAAGAAGGTCTTCCAGGACTTCGGCCGGACGATGCGAGAAGGGTTCCCCTGGAACACTCCGCTGGCCGGACCGGGAACGGTCGAATCAGAGAACCTTCCGGGGACGCTCCGGAAACTCGGGAATTTCTTCTGCAATTCCGGGGTCTGCTTCTCGAAATCGCTGTTTCAACGGGCCGGGGGGATCGATCATCGCCTGCACTACGGCGAGGACCTGTACCTCTGGTGGCGGATGGCCCTGGTCGGGGCTCGGGCCGAAGGGCATGACGGTCTGGTGAATATCGCCCTCCATCCAGGTAACAACGAGCTGGCTGTGGGAGAGGATGGCCGGCTTGAGGAAGCCGTCGAGCTGGCATGCGATCGGGGGCAAAGCCAATGGCTGTGA